The Candidatus Palauibacter scopulicola genome includes a region encoding these proteins:
- a CDS encoding zinc metalloprotease HtpX: MFRVFGLMVGLTVLLVFAGQIMFGQQGAVLFLVLSGAMNFGMYWFSDRVVLRMYRAQVVDRSQAPDLYDRVERLRKRAGLPAPVVAISPQPQPNAFATGRNPEHAVVCFTQGILRALPARELDGVIAHELAHIKHRHMLVGTVAATMAGAIAMIASIARWGFIFGGGRDDGDNPLGMLVMAIVAPLAAVIIQMAISRRNEFQADRTGGEITGDPMGLAGALKRLESGARRIPMDVNPAGASLAIVNPFAGRRRGLTSLFTTHPPTDERVAALRAQASGRR, from the coding sequence ATGTTCAGAGTTTTCGGCCTCATGGTGGGCCTGACGGTTCTCCTGGTGTTCGCCGGCCAGATCATGTTCGGGCAGCAGGGCGCGGTCCTGTTCCTCGTGCTCTCGGGGGCCATGAACTTCGGGATGTACTGGTTCAGCGACCGGGTGGTCCTGCGCATGTACCGGGCCCAGGTCGTGGACCGGTCGCAGGCGCCGGACCTCTACGACCGGGTGGAGCGGCTGAGGAAGCGGGCGGGCCTGCCGGCGCCGGTCGTGGCCATCTCGCCGCAGCCGCAGCCGAACGCGTTCGCCACGGGCCGCAACCCGGAGCACGCCGTGGTCTGCTTCACGCAGGGCATCCTGCGGGCGCTGCCGGCCCGTGAACTCGACGGAGTCATCGCGCACGAACTCGCCCACATCAAGCACCGGCACATGCTGGTCGGCACGGTCGCGGCGACGATGGCGGGCGCGATCGCGATGATCGCCTCGATCGCCCGCTGGGGGTTCATCTTCGGCGGGGGCCGTGACGACGGCGACAACCCTCTGGGCATGCTGGTCATGGCCATCGTCGCGCCGCTCGCCGCCGTCATCATCCAGATGGCGATCAGCCGCCGCAACGAGTTTCAGGCCGACCGCACCGGCGGCGAGATCACGGGCGACCCCATGGGTCTGGCCGGCGCGCTGAAGCGCCTGGAGTCCGGCGCCCGCCGCATCCCGATGGACGTGAATCCCGCCGGCGCCTCCCTCGCGATCGTCAACCCCTTCGCCGGACGCCGCCGCGGCCTCACGTCCCTCTTCACGACCCACCCCCCCACCGACGAGCGCGTCGCCGCCCTGAGAGCCCAGGCCTCCGGCCGGCGTTAG
- a CDS encoding DUF4268 domain-containing protein, with protein sequence MPAMPLARLEAVDPRTFWKSEATDFTPWLAAEENLELLGDAIGLELQLEAQEKDVGPFRADLLCKSTVDDSWVLVENQLERTDHTHLGQLLTYAAGLQAVTIVWIAHRFTDEHRAALDWLNEVTGAPINFFGLEIELWKIGESPLAPKFNVVSKPNEWIKPPPPPPDPTPHQQLQQQFWEAFRNHVADEGAEFKTTKAHPQNWMSIAIGRVGFQLSAIASSWNSEDESWDTGELRAEFVANGRDAAGYHDRVHALREEIETQLGESLVWHNPEDTKSWKVYLQKTADISDRSAWPEQHEWLRTHLNGLHRVFRPIVRSL encoded by the coding sequence ATGCCAGCCATGCCGCTTGCACGACTTGAGGCCGTGGATCCTCGAACTTTCTGGAAGAGCGAGGCCACTGACTTCACGCCTTGGCTGGCCGCGGAGGAGAACCTTGAGCTGCTCGGCGACGCGATAGGGCTGGAACTTCAGCTTGAGGCGCAAGAGAAGGACGTCGGCCCCTTCCGAGCCGATCTGCTCTGCAAGAGTACGGTCGATGACTCGTGGGTTCTGGTCGAGAACCAACTCGAACGGACGGACCATACTCACCTGGGGCAACTGCTGACCTACGCAGCCGGTCTCCAAGCCGTGACCATAGTATGGATCGCCCACCGATTCACCGATGAACATCGGGCGGCCCTCGATTGGCTGAACGAAGTCACGGGAGCTCCGATCAATTTCTTCGGGTTGGAGATCGAATTGTGGAAGATCGGTGAGTCTCCTCTCGCGCCGAAGTTCAACGTCGTGTCGAAACCCAACGAATGGATCAAGCCGCCCCCGCCGCCTCCAGACCCAACGCCCCACCAGCAGCTACAGCAGCAGTTCTGGGAGGCGTTCCGCAACCACGTCGCCGATGAAGGGGCTGAGTTCAAGACGACGAAGGCTCATCCGCAGAACTGGATGAGTATCGCGATCGGCCGCGTGGGGTTTCAGCTCTCAGCCATCGCCTCTTCCTGGAATTCCGAAGACGAGTCATGGGATACGGGAGAACTGCGCGCCGAGTTCGTGGCGAACGGGCGTGATGCGGCGGGTTATCACGACCGGGTTCACGCTCTTAGAGAGGAGATTGAGACGCAGCTTGGTGAATCCCTGGTTTGGCACAACCCGGAGGATACGAAGAGCTGGAAGGTCTATCTCCAGAAGACAGCAGATATTTCGGACCGTTCCGCGTGGCCGGAGCAACACGAGTGGCTGCGAACGCACTTGAACGGACTCCACCGGGTTTTTCGGCCGATTGTCAGGAGCCTTTGA